From a region of the Solanum stenotomum isolate F172 chromosome 2, ASM1918654v1, whole genome shotgun sequence genome:
- the LOC125857069 gene encoding pentatricopeptide repeat-containing protein At3g03580-like, with amino-acid sequence MRTKLTIASLARSRYVTTHSHNCQQPTLPLQFNSLSNYDVSSTNQILHDLVKYGSLTSARHLFDEMPKRDVVTWNIMISGYSHNGFPRKSLHLYNKMVSNGIIENSSTFSSILAISANAGLFKQGVEIHSRVVVLGCSMNLYVASSLVNMYIKMGFIDFAFKLFYDLPKRNLPIWNLVLRGICELGRLSEFLRLYSDMKMENVEPNGVTFCYLIHGCCKERLVDKGRQLHSHVIKNGWLESNIFLANVLVDFYSAFGILVDADKAFECIPPQDVISWNSMVSVYAANDLLHEAVRVFEEMRLWDKHPSAMSFVALLNLSSRGKELLFGKQIHNFVIKVGIDYGSVLIQSALIDMYGKNDDIQSSIDVFQCSHERSLECCNSMMTSLLHLGFLQDVFELFSWMVCENIVFDEVSLSSTIKAFSLYSSPSLDNCCLLHCCAIKSGFDSDSIVLCSLIDAYSRSGQIRFSQQIFEALPSPNIFGFTSIINAYAQKGMGYECLAVFEEMIQRGLKPDKVTFLCILLGCNHSGLVEEGKMIFDSMRTIHDVYPDRRHYSCMVDLLGRAGLVNEAEELLMHASSEGDSVMWSSLLRSCRIHQNEHVGRRAAKRLMDLEPEDPSFWLQASNFYSEIGEFETAVYIREVAVARKMSRDIGYSLIRVHEFH; translated from the coding sequence ATGCGGACCAAACTTACTATAGCGTCTTTAGCCAGAAGCAGATACGTAACAACCCATTCTCACAATTGCCAACAACCCACTCTACCTCTTCAGTTTAACTCTCTAAGCAACTATGATGTTTCCTCAACTAACCAAATATTACATGATCTTGTCAAGTATGGATCTTTAACCTCTGCACGCCACTTGTTTGATGAAATGCCTAAACGTGATGTTGTTACATGGAATATCATGATTTCTGGATATAGTCATAATGGGTTTCCAAGAAAATCATTGcacttatataataaaatggTTTCTAATGGTATTATAGAGAATTCATCCACTTTCTCCTCTATATTGGCCATATCTGCTAATGCAGGTTTGTTCAAACAAGGGGTTGAGATTCATAGCAGAGTTGTTGTTTTGGGATGTAGTATGAACTTATATGTTGCTAGTTCACTTGttaatatgtatataaaaatgggGTTTATAGATTTtgcttttaaattgttttacGACTTACCTAAACGAAATTTACCGATATGGAACTTGGTTTTACGCGGAATTTGTGAATTGGGTCGGTTGAGTGAGTTCTTAAGATTGTATAGTGATATGAAGATGGAGAATGTCGAGCCTAATGGGGTTACGTTTTGTTATTTGATTCATGGTTGTTGTAAAGAGAGACTTGTTGATAAGGGCAGGCAGCTGCATTCCCATGTGATTAAGAATGGATGGTtagaatcaaatatttttttagctaATGTATTGGTGGATTTTTACTCTGCTTTTGGTATTTTGGTTGATGCCGATAAAGCATTTGAATGTATTCCACCTCAGGATGTCATTTCATGGAATTCAATGGTTTCCGTTTATGCTGCTAATGATTTGTTACATGAAGCTGTTCGAGTCTTTGAAGAGATGAGATTGTGGGACAAACATCCCTCTGCTATGTCGTTTGTGGCATTGTTAAATTTATCAAGTCGCGGAAAGGAACTGCTATTTGGAaaacaaatacataattttGTTATAAAAGTGGGTATTGATTATGGAAGTGTCCTCATTCAGTCAGCTTTGATTGATATGTATGGGAAAAATGATGACATTCAAAGTTCAATTGATGTATTCCAGTGTTCACATGAGAGAAGTCTCGAATGTTGTAATTCAATGATGACATCTTTGCTGCATCTTGGTTTCCTACAAGATGTGTTTGAGCTTTTTAGTTGGATGGTTtgtgaaaatattgtgtttgatGAAGTGAGTTTGTCCTCAACAATTAAGGCATTTTCATTGTATTCCTCTCCTAGCTTGGATAACTGTTGCTTGTTGCATTGTTGTGCAATAAAATCAGGTTTTGATTCTGATAGTATTGTCTTATGTTCTCTAATTGATGCATATTCAAGATCTGGACAGATTAGATTCTCTCAACAGATTTTTGAAGCACTTCCCTCACCTAATATTTTCGGTTTCACTTCAATAATTAATGCATATGCTCAGAAAGGAATGGGATATGAATGCCTTGCAGTGTTTGAAGAAATGATCCAAAGGGGTCTAAAACCAGATAAAGTAACATTCTTGTGTATACTGTTGGGATGCAACCATTCAGGTCTAGTCGAAGAGGGGAAAATGATTTTTGATTCTATGAGAACTATTCATGATGTCTATCCAGACAGGAGGCATTATTCATGTATGGTGGATCTTCTAGGCCGTGCAGGTCTAGTCAATGAGGCAGAAGAGCTGCTAATGCATGCTTCATCGGAAGGAGATTCTGTCATGTGGAGCTCACTTTTGCGAAGTTGCAGGATTCATCAAAATGAGCATGTTGGAAGAAGAGCAGCTAAAAGGTTAATGGATCTTGAGCCAGAGGATCCTTCTTTTTGGTTACAGGCCTCAAATTTTTATTCTGAAATTGGAGAATTCGAAACTGCCGTATACATTCGAGAGGTTGCAGTGGCGAGGAAGATGAGCAGAGATATTGGCTATAGTTTAATTCGGGTGCATGAGTTCCATTAA
- the LOC125857070 gene encoding probable polygalacturonase At1g80170 isoform X2 gives MAKILFFLFLVWLMGALGAAKTNFLDDVILSELDDLDVEDGDEAELFDLPRLGIERGNKILVNVDSFGAVGDGASDDTKAFVDAWKQVCSTPKSVFFVPAGRSYLVNATRFRGPCVGILRVQIEGTIVAPDDPKNWNFAKNGRIWLGFFNLTGALFQGGGVIDGSGSKWWAASCKKNKTNALTIYGSSGIKVKDLTIQNGQQMNFAISRSDSIRITGVTVSAPEDSPNTDGIHITESTNVVLQNSKIGTGDDCVSIVNASSSIKMKRIYCGPGHGISIGSLGKDNSVGIVTGVVLDNAFLRGTTNGLRIKTWQGGSGYVRAVRFQNVRMQNVSNPIIIDQFYCDSPKSCQNQTSAVEISEIVYRNVSGTSKSQKAIKFACSDNVPCSHIVLNNINLETRDGTAEVYCNSATGIGYGYIHPSAECLNSSDKKIKQKMDAGLDEPREEYIVHTEL, from the exons ATGGCTAAGATActcttcttcttgtttcttgTTTGGCTAATGGGGGCTCTTGGAGCTGCAAAAACCAACTTTTTAGATGATGTCATCCTGTCAGAGCTTGATGATTTGGATGTAGAAGATGGTGATGAAGCAGAGTTGTTTGACCTCCCCAGATTGGGAATTGAACGCGGCAACAAGATTCTTGTCAATGTAGATAGCTTTGGTGCAGTTGGTGATGGCGCTTCAGATGACACCAag GCTTTCGTTGATGCGTGGAAACAAGTTTGTTCAACACCAAAATCAGTCTTCTTTGTCCCTGCAGGACGCAGTTATCTAGTAAATGCAACAAGGTTCCGAGGGCCTTGTGTGGGCATACTGAGAGTCCAG ATTGAAGGAACTATAGTAGCACCGGATGATCCTAAGAACTGGAATTTTGCAAAGAATGGACGAATTTGGCTTGGCTTCTTTAACTTGACTGGAGCTCTGTTCCAAGGAGGAGGGGTTATTGATGGATCAGGCAGCAAATGGTGGGCAGCTTCATGCAAGAAGAACAAGACTAAT GCTTTAACTATCTATGGGAGCTCAGGTATAAAGGTGAAGGACCTAACAATCCAAAATGGCCAACAGATGAATTTCGCCATTTCTCGATCAGACTCTATACGCATAACTGGTGTTACAGTGTCTGCTCCTGAAGACAGTCCTAATACTGATGGAATCCATATAACTGAATCTACAAATGTTGTACTCCAGAATTCCAAAATTGGAACAG GTGATGATTGTGTCTCTATTGTCAATGCTAGTTCCAGTATCAAGATGAAGAGAATTTACTGTGGACCTGGCCACGGAATCAG CATTGGGAGCCTTGGTAAGGACAACTCTGTTGGTATAGTTACTGGGGTTGTACTTGATAATGCATTTCTCAGAGGTACCACAAACGGTCTGCGGATCAAGACATGGCAG GGAGGATCAGGTTATGTGCGTGCAGTGCGCTTCCAGAATGTAAGGATGCAAAATGTTTCCAATCCTATCATCATTGACCAATTCTATTGTGACTCACCAAAGTCTTGCCAGAATCAG ACATCTGCAGTTGAGATAAGTGAGATAGTATACCGGAATGTTAGTGGTACTTCAAAGAGCCAAAAGGCAATCAAATTTGCATGTAGTGACAACGTGCCCTGCAGCCATATTGTTCTGAACAACATCAACTTAGAGACCAGAGATGGTACTGCTGAGGTCTACTGCAACTCCGCCACAGGGATTGGTTATGGTTATATTCATCCATCAGCAGAGTGTCTCAACTCCTCTGACAAGAAAATTAAGCAGAAAATGGATGCTGGACTTGACGAACCAAGGGAAGAATACATCGTTCATACTGAGCTATGA
- the LOC125857070 gene encoding probable polygalacturonase At1g80170 isoform X1 gives MAKILFFLFLVWLMGALGAAKTNFLDDVILSELDDLDVEDGDEAELFDLPRLGIERGNKILVNVDSFGAVGDGASDDTKAFVDAWKQVCSTPKSVFFVPAGRSYLVNATRFRGPCVGILRVQIEGTIVAPDDPKNWNFAKNGRIWLGFFNLTGALFQGGGVIDGSGSKWWAASCKKNKTNPCVAAPTALTIYGSSGIKVKDLTIQNGQQMNFAISRSDSIRITGVTVSAPEDSPNTDGIHITESTNVVLQNSKIGTGDDCVSIVNASSSIKMKRIYCGPGHGISIGSLGKDNSVGIVTGVVLDNAFLRGTTNGLRIKTWQGGSGYVRAVRFQNVRMQNVSNPIIIDQFYCDSPKSCQNQTSAVEISEIVYRNVSGTSKSQKAIKFACSDNVPCSHIVLNNINLETRDGTAEVYCNSATGIGYGYIHPSAECLNSSDKKIKQKMDAGLDEPREEYIVHTEL, from the exons ATGGCTAAGATActcttcttcttgtttcttgTTTGGCTAATGGGGGCTCTTGGAGCTGCAAAAACCAACTTTTTAGATGATGTCATCCTGTCAGAGCTTGATGATTTGGATGTAGAAGATGGTGATGAAGCAGAGTTGTTTGACCTCCCCAGATTGGGAATTGAACGCGGCAACAAGATTCTTGTCAATGTAGATAGCTTTGGTGCAGTTGGTGATGGCGCTTCAGATGACACCAag GCTTTCGTTGATGCGTGGAAACAAGTTTGTTCAACACCAAAATCAGTCTTCTTTGTCCCTGCAGGACGCAGTTATCTAGTAAATGCAACAAGGTTCCGAGGGCCTTGTGTGGGCATACTGAGAGTCCAG ATTGAAGGAACTATAGTAGCACCGGATGATCCTAAGAACTGGAATTTTGCAAAGAATGGACGAATTTGGCTTGGCTTCTTTAACTTGACTGGAGCTCTGTTCCAAGGAGGAGGGGTTATTGATGGATCAGGCAGCAAATGGTGGGCAGCTTCATGCAAGAAGAACAAGACTAAT CCATGCGTAGCAGCACCGACT GCTTTAACTATCTATGGGAGCTCAGGTATAAAGGTGAAGGACCTAACAATCCAAAATGGCCAACAGATGAATTTCGCCATTTCTCGATCAGACTCTATACGCATAACTGGTGTTACAGTGTCTGCTCCTGAAGACAGTCCTAATACTGATGGAATCCATATAACTGAATCTACAAATGTTGTACTCCAGAATTCCAAAATTGGAACAG GTGATGATTGTGTCTCTATTGTCAATGCTAGTTCCAGTATCAAGATGAAGAGAATTTACTGTGGACCTGGCCACGGAATCAG CATTGGGAGCCTTGGTAAGGACAACTCTGTTGGTATAGTTACTGGGGTTGTACTTGATAATGCATTTCTCAGAGGTACCACAAACGGTCTGCGGATCAAGACATGGCAG GGAGGATCAGGTTATGTGCGTGCAGTGCGCTTCCAGAATGTAAGGATGCAAAATGTTTCCAATCCTATCATCATTGACCAATTCTATTGTGACTCACCAAAGTCTTGCCAGAATCAG ACATCTGCAGTTGAGATAAGTGAGATAGTATACCGGAATGTTAGTGGTACTTCAAAGAGCCAAAAGGCAATCAAATTTGCATGTAGTGACAACGTGCCCTGCAGCCATATTGTTCTGAACAACATCAACTTAGAGACCAGAGATGGTACTGCTGAGGTCTACTGCAACTCCGCCACAGGGATTGGTTATGGTTATATTCATCCATCAGCAGAGTGTCTCAACTCCTCTGACAAGAAAATTAAGCAGAAAATGGATGCTGGACTTGACGAACCAAGGGAAGAATACATCGTTCATACTGAGCTATGA